GCGTGGAAACGCACCCTCGGCTGGTTCAATCGCTACCTGCTGTAAAAGTTTCACAAAAAAATAATCACAAAACGTTAGAAATTCTCAAGGATCTGCCGATAACGAGGGTGATTGTGACGCGTGTCACAATACCCTTGCAACGGCCAGGAGAATTTATGCATTTGCTTCGTAACTTTACCATTCGGATGGTCATGCTGGTCATCCTCGGGATCTTTGGTTTGCTGTGGTCCGGCGTCGGACTTTACAGCGTCTATTCCTTATCGAAAGTCGTTCAGGGCAACGCGGTCGATCGCGAACTCGTCAACCAGATGACGCTGTTGAGCCAGGGCAACGATCAGTATTTTCGTTTTGTCACCCGCCTGAGTCGGGCAATGGAAACCAAAACCGCAGGCGGCAACCCGGATTTCGCTCCCGCGCAGCAGGCGCTGGATAATATGCACGGCAAGCTGGACGCGCTGAAAGCGGTGTCGCCCGGCCCGATGGACCCGCAGGTGTCAGCCCAGACGCTGGCGAATTGGCAGGCATTGCTCGATGACGGCGTGTCTCGCCAGATGCAGCTCGCAGCCCAGGGCTCGGCGGAGGAATATCGTCAGCAGGCCACCAACGTCACGCCCGCATTAAGCCGCGCGTTCGGGGCCAGCACCGAGAAATTTAATCTGCGCGCCAACATCGCCCTCGATAACACCCGCGTGGTGGTCGATCACCTGACGTCCGTCACCCGCACGCTGATTATCACGGCAGTCATTATCGGCCTGCTTTTACTGCTGTTCTCCGACCGCTATCTGGTGACCATGCTGGTCAAGCCGCTGTCCCGCGTACGTCAGCATTTCCGCCTGATGGCGCAGGGTGATCTCAGCCAGCCGATGGCCGGGTTTGGCCGCAACTGTGTCGGGCAACTGGTGCCGTTACTGAATAGCATGCAGGACAGTCTGCGCGACGCGGTTAGCACCATTCGCAGCGGCAGCGATAATATCTGGCGGGGTGCGACGGAGATCTCCTCCGGCAACAATGATCTTTCATCGCGCACCGAAGAGCAGGCGTCGGCACTTGAAGAAACCGCGGCGAGCATGGAACAGCTCACTGCCACCGTAAAACTCAATGCCGATAACGCGCAGCAGGCGAGCCAGCTGGCGGTGGTCGCCTCGCAAACCGCAGGCAAAGGCGGGTCGCTGGTCAACGCGGTAGTCGACACCATGTCCGGCATTGCCGACAGTTCGAAGAAAATCGCCGAAATTACCACCGTCATCAACAGCATCGCGTTCCAGACCAACATTCTGGCGCTGAATGCGGCGGTGGAAGCGGCGCGCGCGGGCGAGCAGGGGCGGGGTTTTGCAGTGGTCGCAGGCGAAGTGCGTAATCTGGCGAGCCGCAGCGCGGGTGCCGCAAAAGAAATTGAAGGGCTGATTACGGATTCCGTGGCGCGCATCGAAAGCGGCGTGCGGCTGGTGAATGACACCGGTCAGACGATGGACGCGATTCTCAACGCGGTGCAGGAAGTCACCACCATTATGAAGCAGATTGCCAGCGCGTCGGCGGAGCAGAGCAAAGGCATTTCGCAGGTGGGCGTGGCGATTTCGCAAATGGACAGCGTCACTCAGCAGAACGCCTCGCTGGTGGAGCAGGTGTCGGCGGCAGCGTCAGCGCTGGAACAGCAAACCCATGCGCTGCAACGTTCGGTGCAGCAGTTCCGCTTATCGAACTCAGAGACTGCGGGGCACGGCTTGGTGACGAGCGAGGCCATCTAACGGTAAGTCTTCGCCCGAGAATGAAATGAGCGTCTGCCCGATGGCGGCGCCATTTTTTCCGGTGTGTTTAATCTGATACATCGAGATATCGGCCCGCAGCAGTGCCTCGTTGAAATCGTCGTCGGGCTGCACTTCGTTAATCCCAATTGAGGCGCCCACCGAGGCGGTGCCGCTGACCAGTTCGAACGGCGTCAACGTCGCGCGCAGACAGTTGTGCGCGGTGCTCCAGATAAGCAGGCTGTTGAGCGAAAACGGCAGCAGCAGCACAAACTCATCCCCTCCGAGCCGCCCAACGACGGTGCCCGGCGGGCAGGCGTCACGCAGGCGCCTGCTAAGCTGAATGAGCAACTCGTCCCCGCAGCGATGGCCGAACCGGTCGTTCACCGCTTTAAAATCATCCAGATCGATAAACGCCACGCACATGGCGTCGTCGCGCTGCATTTGCGCGAAGTGTTTTAACAGTGCATGGCGATTGGCGAGCCCGGTCAGCGGGTCGTGATTGGCGAGCAGGGAAAGCTGTTCCTCGTACTGCTTTTCTTTGGTCATGTCGATGTGGGTGCCGGTGACTTTCAACGGTTTGCCATCGTCGTCCCACTCGCTCACGCGCCCGCGATCTAACACCCAGCTGACGGTGCCATTTTTGTGCTGCATCCGATGCAAGGCTTCGTAATAGGGCGCTCTGCCTTCCAGATGACTGTAAAACGCATCGAGAACCTGCTGCCGGTCTTCCGGATGCAGGTGTTCCCGCCACACGTCGAAATGGGCGTTCAGGGCTTTCGGCTGATAGCCAAGCATCGCGCCCCAGCGGCGGTTGAAAATGATTAATTTCCCGCTGGGAATATCCAGTTGCCATAAACAGAGCCCGGTGCCGTCGAGCGCAGCACTGAGCTTACTTTTCGCGTCACGCGCAATGCGTAGCAATCGGGCGTTATGCTTCTTCAGATTCTGGATCTGTTGTTTCAGGGCGATTTCAGACATGTAGATGCCATATGCCGGAGGAAGACATATTCATACTAATAATGCATTGGCGTGTAAATATACAGTGAGAAAAAAGTGACCGGGCAATGAAGCCCGGTCGACGGGAAGGGCTTAGCCCTGACGTTTATCTTCGGTATTGGTGTCGAAATCGCTGGCCGAATGACGCTCATGCAGCTGCTCGTTCAGCGGGCCTTGCGCGCGGTTGACGATGCGCCCGCGTTTCACCGCCGGACGATTGCCCACGTCCTGCGCCCAGCGCAGCAGGTTTTTGTAGCTTTCTGCGTCGAGGAATTCCGCCGCGTTGTACACCGCGCCCAGCACCACGTTGCCGTACCATGGCCAAATCGCCATATCGGCAATGGTGTACTCTTCACCCGCCACATAGCGACTGCGCGCCAGCTGTTTATCCAGCACGTCGAGCTGACGTTTGGCTTCCATGGCATAGCGATCGATGGCGTACTCAATTTTGACCGGGGCGTAGTTATAGAAGTGACCAAATCCACCGCCGAGGAGCGGGGCCGCACCTTGCAGCCAGAACAGCCAGTTCAGTGCTTCGGTTCGGCCTGCCGGATCTTTTGGCATGAAGTGGCCGAATTTTTCCGCCAGATACAGCAGGATCGAACCCGATTCAAACACCCGCAGCGGCGGATTAACGGAATGATCGCTCAGCGCCGGAATTTTTGAATTCGGGTTCACATCGACAAACCCGCTGGAGAACTGATCGCCGTCGCCAATGCGGATCATCCATGCATCGTACTCCGCGCCGCTTACGCCGAGCGCCAACAGCTCCTCGAGCATAATCGTCACTTTCTGCCCGTTCGGCGTGCCCAGTGAATAAAGCTGCAAGGGGTGCGTGCCCACCGGCAGGGCTTTCTCGTGCGTCGGGCCAGAAACCGGACGGTTGATATTGGCGAACGCGCCGCCGTTGTTTTGCTTCCACTCCCAGACTTTCGGAGGTTGATAATTTTCGTCAGACATAGGAAAAGCACCTTGTTGGTTGAAGTCTTGACGGAGTGTAGCAGGTGATAAAGATGAGCTTTAGCATTCAGAGTCGTGATGGGGCTAACGGCTTATTTTAAAAACATCTTATATAGATCAGAACGGATATAAGCTTAAGCGAAAATCGCATTTCAAATCGCGTGGGAAACGCTCCACTATGCGCGCTGAACTGCGCCCGTTGGCAGACAATAATAATGATGGCAAGGAGTTAATAAAGCATGCGCAAGTTGGTTTTCTCCGCCGCGATGATGTCGCTGGCCTTAGGTCTCGCTGGATGCGACGACGCAAAAAATAATGACACCGTAAACGCGCCAGCCGCCAACCAGAATGCCGCCCCGAAAGACGGCGGATCGCTGATTATCGGCATTACCTCCGGCGATCCGCTGGCGGTGAACCCGATTTACGCCAGCGACCGCACCACGCTGACCATCATGCAGGCGCTGTACGCGCCACTCTACAGCTATAACGACGGAAAAATTGAGTGGGGTCTGGCGGAAAGCCTGACGCCTTCCGCTGATAATCTGAGTTACACCCTGAAGCTGAAGCCAAATCTGAAATGGCAGGACGGCCAGCCGCTGACCGCCGATGACGTGGTGTTCACCTTCAACAAGCTGCTGGACGAAAAGCAGCACAGCTTCTTCCGCAGCATGTTCATGTTCGGTGGCAAACCGGTGCAGGTCAGCAAAGTGGATGACCTGACGGTGAAATTCACGCTGCCGCAGGTTAGCGCCGCGTTTGTCGGCACCCTGGTACAGATTTACCCGATCCCGCAGCACGTGTTCGCCAATGAAAGCGACCTGGAGAAGAGCAGTAAAAACGATGCGCCGGTCGGGTCCGGGCCGTTCAAATTTAAGGAATACCGCGCGGGCCAGTATTACGCCCTGACGCGTTTTGACGAGTACTGGAACGGCAAAGCGAAGCTCGATTCCGTTACCTACCGTTTCGCCAAAGACAGTAACTCCGCCAACCTGGCGCTGCAAAACGGCGAGATCAACATGAAAATGGTCGATCCGCAGGATGTGTCGCGCCTGAAAAGCACCGGCAAATTCGACTTTGTGGTGTATCCGGAAGGGCGTCTGGCGTACATGACGTTCAACCAGAACGTGCCGGTGATGAAGAGCAAGGAGCTGCGTCAGGCGATTGCCTACGCCATCAACAAAGACGACCTGGTCACCACCGCGTTTACCTCTCAGGACTACGCCAAACCGGCAACCTCGTTCCTGACGCCGGACACGTTGTACCATTCTGACGACGTCGAACAGTACAAATATGACCTGCAAAAAGCCAAAGATTTGCTGAAAGCCTCCGGCGCGCCAGCCAATCTCAAACTGCGTCTGGCCTATGTGAACACCAACAAAACCCAGGAGAGCATGAGCCTCTATATCCAGCAGCAGCTGAAAGCGTTAGGCATTAACGTTGAGCTGATGCCGCTGGATGCTAACGCCATGTCACAGCGCAGCCTCGATATGAAGAGCACGGATTGGGAGCTGAACCTCGGGGGTTACATCATGGGCGCGGAGCCGGACGGCTATAAATCGCTGTTCATGAGCAACGAAGCCTATAACTACGCGCATTACAAAAATCCGCAATTCGATGCGCTGTGGGATAAAGGATCTATTGAGACCGATGCCGCCAAACGCGGTGAAATCTACAAGCAAATCCAGCAGACCGTTGCGAACGACATGACCTACTACCCGATTGCGTATACCAACGCCACCGTGGCCGTCGACAAGCGTTTTGCCGGCAGCAAAGAGGCCGAACCGAAGCCGGTGTATATGTTCCAGGATCTGTCGAAAATCTACCAAAAATAATGCGCTTAGCCTCCACAGGGTGACACCGTTTATCTCAGGTAATGAATACGGGGAAACGCCGGGAGCTGGTTCCCGGAGGGAGGCCAGACCCGGCGGTCGCCCCGAATATCACAACCTTAAAATAACGGTGTCACCCAGGAGGGGGCTTTTTTGTGAAGGGAATGTCGTGAACGCAATGCTAACGCGTCGGCTGCTGCAACTGCTGCCGATGCTTTTCTTTATTTCGCTGGTCGCTTTTTTACTGGTGAAACTCGCGCCGGGCGATCCCGTGCAGGCGTACATCACGCCGCGCATGGCCCCGGAGGATATCGAGCGTATTCGCCACAGCCTCGGGCTGGATAAACCGCTGGTGACGCAGTACTTCCTGTGGCTGAAAAACCTGTTTCAGGGGGATTTGGGTTACTCGCTGATTTATCACCGTCCGGTGCTGGAGATGATCGTCGAACGGATGCCCGCCACGCTTGGCCTGATGGGCGCGTCGCTATTGCTGGCGATCGTGCTGGCGGTGCCGCTCGGCCTGCTGGCCGGGGCGTTTAAACATCGCTGGCTCGATCACTTCCTCAATCTGTTTGCCTATATCGGCATATCGGTGCCGATTTTCTGGTTCGGCATTCTGCTGATTACGGTGTTTGCGGTGCAGCTCAACTGGCTGCCGAGCATGGGGATGCGCACCATCGGCGTGGAAGATAACTGGCTCGACGTCGTGCGTCACGGCGTGCTGCCGTGTATCGCGCTGACCTTCTACAACTTGTCGACCTACGTGCGCTACGTGCGTTCCAACACCATCAGCCAGCTGTCGGCGGACTACGTGCAAACCCAGCTAGCGTACGGCGCAACGTATCGCACCATTCTGTTTCGTCACGTCATGAAAAACGTGCTGCTGCCGGTTATCACCCTGTTTGGCCTGTCGTTTGGCGAAATGGTGGTGGGCGCGTACGTCACCGAAAGCGTGTTCTCGTGGCCGGGTATGGGCCTGCTGGGCATTCAGGCGATCTCCTCGCTCGACTACCCGCTGATCATGGCGATCATTTTGCTGTCGTCGTTAATGCTGATCGTCGGCAACCTGCTGGCGGATCTACTGTATCGCTTCGCCGATCCCCGCATTCGTACCCAGAGGTAACCGCCGATGAGCAGACGCTGGCAAAACGTACGTCACCAGCTGCGCCGCAATCGTCCGGCGCAGTTCTCCCTTTTGGTGCTCTTTATTTTCATTCTCGCGGCGTTGGCTGCGGGGTTCAGCCCTTACGATCCGGATCAGATGTCGCTCGGCGCACGACTGCTGCCGCCCGATGCCGCGCACTGGTTCGGCACCGACGAATACGGTCGCGACTACCTTACTCGCGCGCTGTACGGCGGCCAGATTTCGCTGATGGTCGGCTTTATGGTGATGCTGTTTTCCACCCTGATTGGCACCGTCGTCGGCACCGTGAGCGGCTATTTTGGCGGCTGGATAGACAACATGATGATGCGTGCCGTCGATATTCTATTGGCTATTCCGGCGTTCTTCCTGCTGCTGGTGCTCAACGCCTATCTCAAGCCCGGCGTGGACAACATCATCATGATTATCAGCCTGTTGACGTGGATGAACATGTCGCGCCTGATCCGCGCCGAAACGCTGTCGGTAAAAGAGCGTGAATACGTGCTCTACGCTCGCGCGTCCGGCGAGCATCCGCTGCGCATTATTACGCGACACATCATCCCCGGCGTGCTGCCGACCATTATCGTTGCCGCGACGCTCAATATTGCCTCGGCAATATTGATGGAATCCACCCTGAGCTTTTTGGGGCTCGGCGTGCAGCAGCCTGCGGCGTCGTGGGGCAGCATGCTCAACAACGCGCAGTCGTACATCGGGGAAGCCACCTGGCTGGCGATGTTCCCCGGCGTGCTTATCCTGCTGACGGTGTTCAGCTTTAACGTGTTGGGCGACGTGTTCCGTACCGCCTTCGAGCCGGGAGCCAATCGCGATGCATAACTTACTGGAACTCGATAACCTGCGAACGTCATTCTTCACCCGCGACGGCGAAGTGCATTCGGTGCGCGGGGTGAGTTTTACGCTGAAGCCGGGTGAAATGGTCGGCATCGTCGGGGAATCCGGCTGTGGTAAAAGCGTGACCTGTAAGTCGGTGATTCAACTGCTCGGCAACAACGGCAAAATTACCGGCGGCAGCATTCGTTTTCGCGGCGAAGATCTGGCGCGGAAAACGCCGGAGCAGATGCGCAAAATTCGCGGGAACGATATCGCGATGATCTTTCAGGATCCGATGACCGCCCTGAACCCGGTGCTGACCATTGGCCGTCAGATGACGGAGATCCTGATCCGCAATAAAAGTCTGTCGAAGCGCGAGGCGAAAGCCAACGCCAT
This DNA window, taken from Scandinavium goeteborgense, encodes the following:
- a CDS encoding methyl-accepting chemotaxis protein; this encodes MHLLRNFTIRMVMLVILGIFGLLWSGVGLYSVYSLSKVVQGNAVDRELVNQMTLLSQGNDQYFRFVTRLSRAMETKTAGGNPDFAPAQQALDNMHGKLDALKAVSPGPMDPQVSAQTLANWQALLDDGVSRQMQLAAQGSAEEYRQQATNVTPALSRAFGASTEKFNLRANIALDNTRVVVDHLTSVTRTLIITAVIIGLLLLLFSDRYLVTMLVKPLSRVRQHFRLMAQGDLSQPMAGFGRNCVGQLVPLLNSMQDSLRDAVSTIRSGSDNIWRGATEISSGNNDLSSRTEEQASALEETAASMEQLTATVKLNADNAQQASQLAVVASQTAGKGGSLVNAVVDTMSGIADSSKKIAEITTVINSIAFQTNILALNAAVEAARAGEQGRGFAVVAGEVRNLASRSAGAAKEIEGLITDSVARIESGVRLVNDTGQTMDAILNAVQEVTTIMKQIASASAEQSKGISQVGVAISQMDSVTQQNASLVEQVSAAASALEQQTHALQRSVQQFRLSNSETAGHGLVTSEAI
- a CDS encoding sensor domain-containing diguanylate cyclase, which encodes MSEIALKQQIQNLKKHNARLLRIARDAKSKLSAALDGTGLCLWQLDIPSGKLIIFNRRWGAMLGYQPKALNAHFDVWREHLHPEDRQQVLDAFYSHLEGRAPYYEALHRMQHKNGTVSWVLDRGRVSEWDDDGKPLKVTGTHIDMTKEKQYEEQLSLLANHDPLTGLANRHALLKHFAQMQRDDAMCVAFIDLDDFKAVNDRFGHRCGDELLIQLSRRLRDACPPGTVVGRLGGDEFVLLLPFSLNSLLIWSTAHNCLRATLTPFELVSGTASVGASIGINEVQPDDDFNEALLRADISMYQIKHTGKNGAAIGQTLISFSGEDLPLDGLARHQAVPRSL
- a CDS encoding ABC transporter permease encodes the protein MSRRWQNVRHQLRRNRPAQFSLLVLFIFILAALAAGFSPYDPDQMSLGARLLPPDAAHWFGTDEYGRDYLTRALYGGQISLMVGFMVMLFSTLIGTVVGTVSGYFGGWIDNMMMRAVDILLAIPAFFLLLVLNAYLKPGVDNIIMIISLLTWMNMSRLIRAETLSVKEREYVLYARASGEHPLRIITRHIIPGVLPTIIVAATLNIASAILMESTLSFLGLGVQQPAASWGSMLNNAQSYIGEATWLAMFPGVLILLTVFSFNVLGDVFRTAFEPGANRDA
- a CDS encoding ABC transporter substrate-binding protein; protein product: MRKLVFSAAMMSLALGLAGCDDAKNNDTVNAPAANQNAAPKDGGSLIIGITSGDPLAVNPIYASDRTTLTIMQALYAPLYSYNDGKIEWGLAESLTPSADNLSYTLKLKPNLKWQDGQPLTADDVVFTFNKLLDEKQHSFFRSMFMFGGKPVQVSKVDDLTVKFTLPQVSAAFVGTLVQIYPIPQHVFANESDLEKSSKNDAPVGSGPFKFKEYRAGQYYALTRFDEYWNGKAKLDSVTYRFAKDSNSANLALQNGEINMKMVDPQDVSRLKSTGKFDFVVYPEGRLAYMTFNQNVPVMKSKELRQAIAYAINKDDLVTTAFTSQDYAKPATSFLTPDTLYHSDDVEQYKYDLQKAKDLLKASGAPANLKLRLAYVNTNKTQESMSLYIQQQLKALGINVELMPLDANAMSQRSLDMKSTDWELNLGGYIMGAEPDGYKSLFMSNEAYNYAHYKNPQFDALWDKGSIETDAAKRGEIYKQIQQTVANDMTYYPIAYTNATVAVDKRFAGSKEAEPKPVYMFQDLSKIYQK
- the yghU gene encoding glutathione-dependent disulfide-bond oxidoreductase translates to MSDENYQPPKVWEWKQNNGGAFANINRPVSGPTHEKALPVGTHPLQLYSLGTPNGQKVTIMLEELLALGVSGAEYDAWMIRIGDGDQFSSGFVDVNPNSKIPALSDHSVNPPLRVFESGSILLYLAEKFGHFMPKDPAGRTEALNWLFWLQGAAPLLGGGFGHFYNYAPVKIEYAIDRYAMEAKRQLDVLDKQLARSRYVAGEEYTIADMAIWPWYGNVVLGAVYNAAEFLDAESYKNLLRWAQDVGNRPAVKRGRIVNRAQGPLNEQLHERHSASDFDTNTEDKRQG
- a CDS encoding ABC transporter permease; translation: MLTRRLLQLLPMLFFISLVAFLLVKLAPGDPVQAYITPRMAPEDIERIRHSLGLDKPLVTQYFLWLKNLFQGDLGYSLIYHRPVLEMIVERMPATLGLMGASLLLAIVLAVPLGLLAGAFKHRWLDHFLNLFAYIGISVPIFWFGILLITVFAVQLNWLPSMGMRTIGVEDNWLDVVRHGVLPCIALTFYNLSTYVRYVRSNTISQLSADYVQTQLAYGATYRTILFRHVMKNVLLPVITLFGLSFGEMVVGAYVTESVFSWPGMGLLGIQAISSLDYPLIMAIILLSSLMLIVGNLLADLLYRFADPRIRTQR